Sequence from the Rhodococcus jostii RHA1 genome:
CGGCTCGGATGACCGTGTCCCGAGTCGGGGTCGAAAGGTGCTGTCTTCCATGGTGATGGGTCCCACCCATGCAATGTCCGGTGCGGCTGTCGGTCTGGCGGTGGCGGATCTGCTGCCGCTCGACTGGGGTGGGCCCACGTCGACCGCCGAGACCTTCACGTTCGCGGCGGTGTGCGCCGGAGCGGCGCTTCTCCCGGACCTGGACACGAGCCAGTCCACGGTCGCGCGCTCGTTCGGTCCGGTCAGCAGCGTCGTCGCGAAGGGCGTCGATGCGGTGTCGCTGGCTTTCTACACCGTCACCAAGGGCAAACGCGACGGCAAGCGGCGTGGCGGGCACCGCACGCTCACCCACACGGCCCTGTTCGCCGCCGGTATCGGGGCCGGGGTGTCCGCGCTGGTCGTCCAGTTCGGCAAGCCGGCCATCATCGCGACGCTGTTCGTCTGCCTCGGGCTCGCGCTCCGCGGGCTGGCCGGGGAGCTGGCCAAAGAAAAAGGCTGGCTGGCGGTTTCGGTGGTCGCGGCGGTGCTGTCCGCGCTCACCTGGCAGTCGTATCCCACCGAGGCCGGTTCCACCGGACTCGGAGTCGCGGTGGCCCTCGGCTGCGCCACCCACTGCCTCGGCGACGCCATCACCAAGGAAGGCGTCCCCTTCCTCGCCCCGTTCCTCACACTCGGCAAG
This genomic interval carries:
- a CDS encoding metal-dependent hydrolase, with amino-acid sequence MVMGPTHAMSGAAVGLAVADLLPLDWGGPTSTAETFTFAAVCAGAALLPDLDTSQSTVARSFGPVSSVVAKGVDAVSLAFYTVTKGKRDGKRRGGHRTLTHTALFAAGIGAGVSALVVQFGKPAIIATLFVCLGLALRGLAGELAKEKGWLAVSVVAAVLSALTWQSYPTEAGSTGLGVAVALGCATHCLGDAITKEGVPFLAPFLTLGKERWWEFRLPSFLSIRAGGPFEKVVLGPALTVAVGLMVIWAIDGAPQAIYDAFMPVPQ